The proteins below come from a single Nocardioides eburneiflavus genomic window:
- a CDS encoding nuclease-related domain-containing protein — protein sequence MSVAFTPWKRYGHDRLYVTVNDRKLGYRDHATGVDHPADPADATLLTELVEAHLRHDSASAAPPAQLPLEQVGRTETVATTPAAEVGWTDLAAHRPGQLARERAEEEWEVRKEAHPVRSRLGRLLNVHTDERAWRIGADGEEAVGDQLEKMARKNPRWHVLHAVPVGERGSDIDHLVIGPAGIFTINAKHHPGAKIWVGKDQLRVNGHVEPYIRNSRFEAKRASRILSAAVGFEVVVDALVILFGVEDITIKTQPGEKDGSTVHVKYRRQAVRWLGQQATRLSDDQVEAIYEQSRRSTTWVAPS from the coding sequence GTGAGCGTCGCCTTCACGCCGTGGAAGCGCTACGGCCACGACCGTCTATACGTGACGGTCAACGACAGGAAGCTCGGATACCGGGACCACGCCACCGGGGTCGACCACCCAGCCGATCCCGCCGACGCCACGCTCTTGACCGAGCTCGTCGAAGCACACCTGCGCCACGACTCCGCCTCGGCCGCGCCGCCTGCGCAATTGCCGCTTGAACAAGTAGGCCGAACCGAGACCGTTGCCACGACACCGGCCGCGGAGGTCGGTTGGACGGATCTTGCCGCTCACCGGCCCGGCCAGCTTGCACGTGAGCGCGCCGAGGAGGAGTGGGAGGTCCGGAAAGAGGCTCACCCGGTCCGGTCCCGCCTCGGCCGCCTGTTGAACGTGCATACCGACGAGCGGGCCTGGCGCATCGGCGCCGACGGCGAGGAAGCCGTCGGCGACCAGCTGGAGAAGATGGCACGCAAGAACCCGCGGTGGCACGTGCTGCACGCGGTGCCTGTCGGGGAGCGGGGCTCCGACATCGACCACCTCGTCATCGGCCCGGCCGGCATCTTCACCATCAACGCCAAGCACCACCCGGGCGCGAAGATCTGGGTCGGAAAGGACCAGCTTCGAGTCAACGGCCACGTCGAGCCCTACATCCGCAATAGCCGTTTTGAGGCCAAGCGCGCGTCTCGGATACTCTCCGCCGCCGTCGGATTCGAGGTGGTCGTTGACGCCCTCGTCATCCTTTTCGGCGTCGAGGACATCACCATCAAGACCCAGCCAGGCGAGAAGGATGGCAGCACTGTCCACGTGAAGTACCGCCGCCAGGCCGTCCGATGGCTCGGCCAGCAGGCGACGCGGCTCTCCGACGACCAGGTCGAGGCGATTTACGAGCAATCTAGGCGCTCCACCACCTGGGTGGCGCCATCATGA
- a CDS encoding phosphoenolpyruvate carboxykinase (GTP) has product MADLEAVLDEAGLTNQQVREFVEEYAELTGAEHVEVVNASDDARLLEEAVAAGELQRAGEGRYYSRSYHKDTARSEERTIVATNDEKDRGVYNNWHPASEMKPMLHDRMRGASEGKTMYVIPYLMAPPGNPLEPWATGVELTDTRTVALHMIRMARVGVQFVNDLEDPDSFVRAVHVTGDLEHLGQGTPDDQRYFVTVADERTILHFGSSYGGNALLGKIAHGLRQGAYDGWASRKFLAEQYMLIGIHDKETGRTYHVCGGFPSASGKTNLAMMAAPDALGDRYHVSFYGDDIAWLWVDEETGRLMGMNPEYGVFGVAKDTNETTNPNALASIEEGTQAIFTNVAHNPTTGEVWWEGRTPKPPTDVKGWLDWTGAPLADRKDNDTAAWAHPNSRFTTTLANVPNIAPDYDAPAGVPIDAIIFGGRTRDREPLIRAITDLAEGVYDGLTLGAEATFAAEGVDGQLRYDPMSNRPFMAYGEGDYARHYLDVVGAAEEQPIFAHVNWFQKDPDDGHFLWPGYRDNLRPLLWLLQLRNGEVSGRRTAVGIIPTEDELDLTGMDVPAADLERILTIDKERWQQEMGFREEHLSQFERMPEEIWEAHRRVAAALDTED; this is encoded by the coding sequence ATGGCAGATCTCGAGGCAGTCCTGGACGAAGCCGGGCTGACCAACCAGCAGGTCCGTGAGTTCGTCGAGGAGTACGCCGAGCTGACGGGTGCGGAGCACGTCGAGGTGGTCAACGCCTCCGACGACGCGCGGCTGCTCGAGGAGGCGGTCGCCGCCGGCGAGCTGCAGCGGGCCGGCGAGGGTCGCTACTACTCCCGCAGCTACCACAAGGACACCGCCCGCTCCGAGGAGCGGACGATCGTCGCGACCAACGACGAGAAGGACCGCGGTGTCTACAACAACTGGCACCCCGCCAGCGAGATGAAGCCCATGCTCCACGACCGGATGCGCGGTGCGTCCGAGGGGAAGACGATGTACGTCATCCCCTACCTGATGGCACCCCCCGGCAACCCGCTCGAGCCGTGGGCCACTGGCGTCGAGCTCACCGACACCCGCACCGTCGCGCTCCACATGATCCGCATGGCGCGCGTCGGCGTGCAGTTCGTCAACGACCTCGAGGACCCCGACTCGTTCGTCCGCGCGGTCCACGTCACCGGAGACCTCGAGCACCTCGGCCAGGGCACACCCGACGACCAGCGCTACTTCGTCACCGTCGCCGACGAGCGCACGATCCTGCACTTCGGCTCCTCCTACGGCGGCAACGCGCTCCTCGGCAAGATCGCGCACGGCCTGCGGCAGGGGGCGTACGACGGGTGGGCGAGCCGGAAGTTCCTCGCCGAGCAGTACATGCTCATCGGCATCCACGACAAGGAGACGGGCCGGACCTACCACGTCTGCGGCGGCTTCCCGAGCGCCTCCGGCAAGACCAACCTCGCGATGATGGCCGCGCCCGACGCGCTCGGCGACCGCTACCACGTGTCGTTCTACGGCGACGACATCGCTTGGCTGTGGGTCGACGAGGAGACCGGCCGGCTGATGGGGATGAACCCCGAGTACGGCGTCTTCGGCGTCGCCAAGGACACCAACGAGACGACCAACCCCAACGCCCTGGCCTCGATCGAGGAGGGCACGCAGGCGATCTTCACCAACGTCGCCCACAACCCGACGACCGGCGAGGTGTGGTGGGAGGGCCGTACGCCGAAGCCGCCCACCGACGTCAAGGGCTGGCTCGACTGGACCGGCGCCCCGCTCGCCGACCGCAAGGACAACGACACCGCCGCGTGGGCGCACCCCAACAGCCGCTTCACCACCACGCTGGCCAACGTGCCCAACATCGCGCCCGACTACGACGCGCCGGCGGGCGTGCCGATCGACGCGATCATCTTCGGGGGCCGTACGCGCGACCGCGAGCCGCTGATCCGCGCGATCACCGACCTCGCCGAGGGCGTGTACGACGGCCTCACCCTGGGCGCGGAGGCGACGTTCGCCGCGGAGGGCGTCGACGGCCAGCTGCGCTACGACCCGATGTCGAACCGTCCGTTCATGGCCTACGGCGAGGGCGACTACGCGCGCCACTACCTCGACGTCGTCGGCGCGGCGGAGGAGCAGCCGATCTTCGCCCACGTCAACTGGTTCCAGAAGGACCCCGACGACGGGCACTTCCTGTGGCCCGGCTACCGCGACAACCTGCGGCCGCTGCTCTGGCTGCTCCAGCTCAGGAACGGCGAGGTCAGCGGTCGCCGTACGGCGGTCGGCATCATCCCGACCGAGGACGAGCTGGACCTCACCGGCATGGACGTCCCCGCCGCGGACCTCGAGCGCATCCTCACCATCGACAAGGAGCGCTGGCAGCAGGAGATGGGGTTCCGCGAGGAGCACCTGTCGCAGTTCGAGCGGATGCCCGAGGAGATCTGGGAGGCGCACCGGCGCGTGGCGGCCGCCCTCGATACAGAGGACTGA
- a CDS encoding excalibur calcium-binding domain-containing protein has protein sequence MRVDATTKYPHGYQINQFDPDELTLPLRWRLTQLRGESMKTFGVRVAVTGVALAVGGLGLVVPVQAHTTGIHDNCTNLNKQWPHGVGRAKAVDKSSGKRVTNFYRNTKQYNLADAHNGTLDRDNDGIACEKA, from the coding sequence GTGCGCGTTGACGCCACGACCAAGTACCCCCACGGCTATCAAATTAACCAATTCGATCCCGACGAGTTAACTCTTCCTTTACGGTGGCGACTCACTCAATTACGGGGAGAATCCATGAAAACGTTCGGAGTCAGAGTCGCGGTTACTGGCGTCGCCCTTGCCGTTGGCGGGCTTGGTCTCGTCGTACCGGTACAGGCCCACACCACTGGGATTCACGACAACTGCACGAACTTGAACAAGCAGTGGCCTCACGGGGTGGGGCGTGCGAAGGCCGTCGACAAGTCGTCAGGCAAGCGGGTAACGAACTTCTACCGGAACACGAAGCAGTACAACCTGGCAGACGCCCACAACGGCACGCTCGACCGCGATAACGATGGCATCGCTTGCGAGAAGGCTTGA
- a CDS encoding carotenoid oxygenase family protein, giving the protein MTAAAKYLDGNFAPVAAEVTATDLEVTGAVPPGLAGRYIRTGPNPFAAQVDTYHWFAGDGMVHGVDLHGGRPRWYRNRWVRSPEASAHFDEPPVPREDGGWYAGSGNTNVFAHAGRILAVTEGSLPYELTGDLDTVATRNFGGPLPGGINAHPKFDPSTGEMHVMSYGFDNPALRYHVMDPAGELVSTVDIDLPAPVMLHDMGLTASRVVLFDLPVLFDLELALQGVALPFRWRPDNGARVGLLPRDGTASDAVWIDVEPCFVYHPLNAFDDGDRVVIDLVVHDHAFAEDGEPVSDRPRLERWTIDPRAREVLTETVDDRGTEFPRGDERLTGSRHRYGFTIGQSSVLDLGALGDDPRTAIRKHDLVGGTTVEMDLGPGCIASEMVFVPADSAAGEDDGWLMGYVYDATRGASDLVIIDAHDFGQPVATVHLPVRVPQGFHGNWIPDSALA; this is encoded by the coding sequence ATGACTGCAGCAGCGAAGTATCTCGACGGCAACTTCGCGCCGGTTGCCGCTGAGGTGACCGCTACGGATCTCGAGGTCACGGGGGCGGTGCCGCCGGGCCTGGCGGGCAGGTACATCCGCACCGGGCCCAACCCGTTCGCAGCCCAGGTCGACACGTACCACTGGTTCGCAGGCGACGGGATGGTGCACGGCGTCGACCTGCACGGCGGCCGGCCACGCTGGTACCGCAACCGCTGGGTGCGCAGCCCCGAGGCAAGCGCGCACTTCGATGAACCACCGGTGCCCCGCGAGGACGGCGGGTGGTACGCCGGCTCGGGCAACACCAATGTGTTCGCCCATGCCGGCCGGATCCTGGCGGTGACCGAGGGGTCGCTGCCCTACGAGCTGACAGGTGACCTGGACACGGTCGCGACGCGCAACTTCGGCGGCCCTCTCCCCGGAGGCATCAACGCTCACCCCAAGTTCGATCCGAGCACCGGCGAGATGCACGTGATGAGCTACGGCTTCGACAACCCCGCGTTGCGCTACCACGTGATGGACCCGGCCGGCGAGCTCGTCAGCACGGTCGACATCGACCTCCCGGCCCCGGTCATGCTCCACGACATGGGCCTGACCGCGTCGCGGGTCGTGCTCTTCGACCTGCCTGTGCTCTTCGACCTGGAGCTTGCCCTCCAGGGTGTCGCCCTGCCCTTCCGCTGGCGCCCCGACAACGGGGCCCGGGTCGGGCTCCTGCCCCGGGACGGCACCGCGTCCGACGCCGTGTGGATCGACGTCGAGCCGTGCTTCGTCTACCACCCGCTCAACGCCTTCGACGACGGTGATCGAGTGGTCATCGACCTGGTGGTGCACGACCATGCCTTCGCCGAGGACGGCGAGCCCGTGTCCGATCGCCCGCGTCTGGAGCGATGGACGATCGACCCGCGGGCACGCGAGGTCCTCACCGAGACGGTCGACGACCGCGGCACGGAGTTCCCTCGCGGGGACGAACGACTCACGGGCAGCCGCCACCGCTACGGCTTCACGATCGGCCAGTCCTCGGTGCTCGACCTGGGCGCCCTGGGCGATGACCCCCGGACTGCCATTCGCAAGCACGACCTCGTCGGCGGCACCACCGTCGAGATGGACCTGGGCCCCGGCTGCATCGCCAGCGAGATGGTGTTCGTCCCGGCCGACAGCGCGGCCGGCGAGGACGACGGTTGGCTCATGGGCTACGTGTACGACGCCACGCGCGGCGCCAGCGACCTGGTGATCATCGATGCCCACGACTTCGGACAACCGGTGGCCACGGTCCACCTTCCGGTCCGGGTGCCGCAGGGATTCCACGGGAACTGGATCCCCGACTCCGCCCTCGCCTGA
- a CDS encoding excalibur calcium-binding domain-containing protein, with the protein MGFIKTAGIGLGSLFLIGACLGGTDDDAGSEKASAGPSKTDSKAESKADGDDGTAAEESEPTQHDVWVNHYEDRNKRIQKALTRRLPAYQQPMEAVNESLASCDEIADGRPLAKRVKNAATRWSASPDQAIVVLTVVAENVCPDVAKTHTKQVEQKRKADARVAARRRAAAAKAERERQAQLAQQQQSQQAYYANCTEVEAAGAAPIYTGDPGYSGDLDRDGDGVACEQ; encoded by the coding sequence ATGGGGTTCATCAAGACGGCCGGCATCGGCCTGGGGTCACTCTTCCTCATCGGCGCCTGCCTCGGCGGCACCGACGACGACGCAGGCTCCGAAAAGGCATCCGCAGGACCGTCCAAGACCGACTCCAAAGCCGAGAGCAAGGCCGACGGTGACGACGGCACGGCGGCCGAAGAGAGCGAGCCCACCCAGCATGACGTGTGGGTCAACCACTACGAGGACCGCAACAAGCGCATCCAGAAGGCGCTCACGCGACGACTCCCCGCCTACCAGCAGCCGATGGAGGCCGTGAACGAGTCGCTCGCCAGCTGCGACGAAATCGCTGACGGCCGACCTCTGGCGAAGCGCGTGAAGAACGCCGCGACCCGCTGGTCCGCCAGCCCAGACCAGGCGATCGTGGTCCTCACAGTGGTCGCCGAGAACGTCTGCCCCGACGTTGCCAAGACCCACACCAAGCAGGTCGAGCAGAAGCGCAAGGCCGACGCCCGGGTGGCCGCCCGGCGCAGGGCCGCTGCCGCGAAGGCGGAAAGGGAGCGCCAAGCGCAACTGGCCCAGCAGCAGCAGTCCCAGCAGGCCTACTACGCGAACTGCACGGAGGTCGAAGCGGCTGGTGCGGCCCCGATCTACACCGGCGACCCCGGCTACAGCGGCGACCTCGATCGAGACGGCGACGGAGTGGCCTGCGAGCAGTGA
- a CDS encoding excalibur calcium-binding domain-containing protein: MTGYDRDRFGPAWLDADRNGCDTRNDILSEYLRAITLEDNGCVVAAGDYDDPYTGVWIDYWQGNGALIDIDHVVSLGNAWATGAFSWEIKKRAAFANDPLNLLPADAGANRQKGDGDAATWLPANKPFRCVYVSRQVAVKAKYNLAVTAPEKAAIEQVLTTCLDQALPHDAWGASTVVDHNIKDPADAGRGAGTESSPTPSAPVPSAVDHSVYFQNCDAARAAGAAPVHLGDPGYGTHLDGDGDGTACE, translated from the coding sequence ATGACGGGCTACGACCGTGATCGGTTCGGCCCGGCCTGGCTCGACGCGGACCGGAACGGGTGCGACACCCGTAACGACATCCTCAGCGAGTACCTGCGGGCGATCACTCTCGAGGACAACGGCTGCGTCGTCGCCGCCGGCGACTACGACGACCCGTATACGGGCGTCTGGATCGACTACTGGCAAGGCAATGGAGCCCTCATCGATATCGACCACGTTGTGTCCTTGGGCAACGCATGGGCCACTGGTGCCTTCAGCTGGGAGATCAAGAAGCGCGCCGCTTTCGCGAACGATCCGCTCAACCTGCTGCCCGCCGACGCCGGCGCAAACCGGCAGAAGGGCGACGGCGACGCCGCGACTTGGCTTCCCGCCAACAAGCCCTTCCGCTGCGTCTACGTCTCACGCCAAGTCGCGGTGAAGGCCAAGTACAACCTCGCCGTGACTGCGCCTGAGAAGGCCGCCATCGAACAGGTGCTGACCACCTGCCTCGATCAGGCTCTCCCACATGACGCGTGGGGCGCCTCGACAGTCGTTGATCACAACATCAAGGACCCGGCCGACGCTGGACGAGGCGCGGGTACAGAGTCCTCACCAACGCCGTCTGCACCCGTCCCCTCAGCGGTGGATCATTCGGTGTACTTCCAAAATTGCGACGCCGCGCGAGCCGCCGGAGCAGCGCCGGTTCACCTCGGTGACCCGGGCTACGGAACTCATCTGGACGGCGATGGGGACGGCACTGCCTGCGAGTGA
- a CDS encoding potassium channel family protein, translated as MTPVARWEKRAEIPLLLLALAFLIAYAWPVLDPSLDTDVRTVLEVASWTVWAAFFIDFAARLYLTTERRSYAFAHWYDVALILLPMLRPLRLLRLLAFARILNRSAVGSLVGKVSTYVAGTALMALGLGAIAVLDAEQDAPDANIATFGDALWWSATTVTTVGYGDRFPITTTGRLVAVALMLVGIACIGAITAGVAAWLVAQVEADARDSVDQSE; from the coding sequence ATGACACCGGTAGCACGCTGGGAGAAGCGAGCAGAGATTCCGCTTCTGTTGCTGGCCCTCGCGTTCTTGATTGCATATGCCTGGCCCGTCCTCGATCCCAGTCTCGACACGGACGTCCGTACCGTGCTCGAGGTCGCGAGCTGGACCGTGTGGGCGGCGTTCTTCATCGACTTCGCAGCGCGTCTGTACCTGACGACCGAACGGCGAAGCTACGCTTTCGCGCACTGGTACGACGTTGCACTGATCTTGCTACCGATGCTCCGTCCTCTACGGCTGCTTCGGCTTCTCGCCTTTGCACGGATTCTCAACCGATCGGCTGTCGGATCCCTTGTCGGCAAGGTGTCGACGTATGTGGCCGGGACCGCCCTGATGGCGCTCGGACTCGGCGCAATCGCGGTGTTGGATGCCGAGCAGGACGCTCCCGACGCGAACATCGCCACCTTCGGCGACGCCCTGTGGTGGTCAGCGACAACTGTCACTACGGTCGGTTACGGCGATCGCTTCCCGATCACCACCACTGGCCGGTTGGTTGCCGTTGCACTCATGCTCGTCGGCATTGCTTGTATCGGCGCCATTACTGCCGGTGTGGCTGCGTGGTTGGTTGCACAGGTCGAGGCGGACGCCAGAGACAGCGTCGACCAGAGTGAGTGA